The genomic stretch CTAGGCTTTTGCGTATGACGAATTCGGAATGCTGCGGTGGATGACGTCACCAACTTTCGACGCGGTCAATCTTCGACCGCAATTCATATCATCGCGACTTGTATAGCtcaaggcgaagaagtaaGGATGCTAAGTCCGTAGCAAGAAACTGAACCGATCCATTAGTGTTTTGAATGGATCCAATACGCCTTCGGATAAATAACACGACGTGCAAATCAAGCAGGTCGAAATATGCAACAGAACGATTTTCAGAGTAAATTCAGGAACCCCCATATGTTCTGATGTCTCCTAATGTATTTGTAACGAACTTCTCAAAGATAAACATGTAACATGGAATGGAACACCATCGCGTACAAAAACATAAGCCGTTCCCAGAACAGTCGGACGGAGCTATATACGGAGATAATCCAATGCCCAAACTCATGGCGAATATGCAAAATTAGGTGAGAATCAAATAAAACAGTGTCGCAAAGATGTCGCTGCCATTATGTATTACTCAGTAGGTGTCGCTCGATATGCAATGCAGAGCTCAATGTAAGCTGTTTCGTAATGTGTCTCAAAAAATGCCAAATCGTTTTGTCTTTCCACCTTCTGTTTTCCTTGATTAGCAGCAAAGCCCTCATTAATTCGTCACGATGGTATTGGGAGCATacccttctttgtcttttgtccACGGCTGTTGATAGCAGCTTGTGCTGGATCCACACCATCTGAAGCAGCTCGGATGGCGGCAATCCGCTGCGTCGCTCGAGCATCACCCTGGTCAGCCGCTTGTACGTACCAGACGTTGGCTGCCAGAATGTCACGACGACAGCCAATACCCATTTCGGTGAAATATCCCACCGCATACTGGGCTTTTGCCAGCCCTGTCATGTGGCAATTAGTAAAGGCTTTTGGGGTTCAGTCCAATGGCACCTACCGGTTTCTGCTGCTCGCTTAGCCCATTCGTACGCTTCGCTCTCATCTTTCTCCAGCACAGGCTCAGCACCAACCAAGTACCATGCACAGAGAGCCATCATTGCTAATGGATGGCCTGCCTGCGCAGCTCCGGTATAGAAATGAATGCTCAGGGCGGGATCTCGAGGGCAACTCAGTTTGCCGTGCTCATAAGCATCCCCAAGGCGATAGTTCGCCTCAACATGTCCCAGATCCGCCGACTTCGTAAAGAGTTGTGCTGCATAAGAAGGATCCGGGAAAACATCGTCACCGTATCCCTCTTCGTGCAGCAAACCCAATTCATAAGGGGCAGAATTGTACTGTGAGTCGGCGGATTCCGCGGCACGTTTCATCCACTTGATGCCTTCACGATACCGCTTGCCGAGTCCCATATCGCCCGCCAGGCAAGCCTTTGCCATACGCATCATGGCGCCTGGATGGTTTTTCGACGCGGCTTGACGATAGAATTGTTGGGCTTTCGCCGCTTCAACTCTGGTTCCCCAGCCGAATTCGTAGCAAAGCGCCGTACGGTAACAGGCCTCGACATGCCCGTGCTTGCTAGCTGCCACAAACAGGGGAAACGCCCGATCGTAgtcctcctttcctttgctgaATAATCCCGATGCATAACCGTCGGCTAAGTAATATTGTGCAAACGGATAGCTGCGATCGGACAAGCGCTGCAGGATTGACTTGGCTTCCTTCAGTAGACTTGATCGAGTGATTTCCGGCTCTTTTCGACCATAGACGGCCGCCGCACCCCCCTCTAGTGCGTCATCCGGCATGTCCAACATGGCATTGACCATGAACACGGCGAACTCATACTGAACCGCTGGGTTAtccgtcttcttcacattGGCAAGGTACATATCAAATGTTTGCTTATGACTGAGCAAGGATGCATTGTTCCCGACAGATGAGCGGAGATGTGCATTACCAAGTTGCACTGGCGCAGGGCCCGGCTGAGGGTACGGTGTATTGAGGAGATCGACGAAGGATAGTGGTCGAACATCGGGTGACGCACTGGACGACGAGCGCGCGTGTAGATACGGAGATGCATGAGGAGACCCGTTCCGTCCGTCGAGGTCCGATCCGAAAGAGTATGTGGAATGCGGTCTGCGAGGCTTGCCCACAGCGAGATGACCGGTTGTGCTGACGGAATTCTCCGCTAATCCTGCCGCGGCCGCGGGAGCGGTCCCGAGGCTTTGATATGGACGGTGATGGTAGTGTAAAGGCTCGTAGGTCTCTGGTTCTTGAGCCGCACTATCCAAACTACTGCGCGATGAGCTGTTCCGACTACCACTCGGCGCGCTTTGATCCAATGATGAACCGCTTGTCTTCGCCAAACTGTTCGGTTCGTCCTTTATCTGGGCATCTACCACCGACCAAGAGCCACTGCTGGCAGGCGTATGACGAATGGGTGCTCCAGTAACGCGTGTGCCAGCATATGAATCCCGTCGCGGGGGAAATTGACCACTTGAAATTCTTGCATGCGAATGTGGTCGATCCTCAATTGACATGTGAGTGAACGCAGAGGTGGGTATAGGTGGTATATCGTAATCGTTCTCAACTGCGGCATTCGGCACTTGTTGCTCtccatccacatcaaccCTCACGGAAGGGACGAAAGATTCCCGGTTTCCAGGAGCAGGGGGGAGTGGTTTCCGCGAAATGCTAGTGCTCAATGGTCGCCTGGAGGTagttggagagggaaacTCATGatgagggggagggggcggagaagatcgaaggTAAACCGGAGGAGGGGAAACCGGCTGAGGGTATTCGCCTGCCACAGGACTAGCCATTTTCATGAGCAGCTATACCACTGACTCTCACTAGGCCCTCCAGAGCCTTGTAGATGTATACAATGCAAGCGTCCTATGCTCCTAATGTGACCGATCCAATCGTCAAGCGCCGGAGAAGCGGAGATCTAAGTACGGCGCATATAGGCTCTCATGGGGGAGAAGAGCTATTATCGCAGTCAAGCGATTGAAAACCAGCCTAGAAGCGAGTGAAGTTCAGAGCGCCGGCCgaaaggtggaagagataTATGTACCGTGGAGAACTGGAGGACGGTTGATGGGTCGACTGGAGAGGAGGTTGGGGTCCACTTGATAAACGTTAAATCAAACAAATTACCTTTTGGCAGCAATGAAGGTCGATGGAAGACAACCGATGCGAGATCCAAAGGAAAACTGAaacgagagagaaggaagaacaataAAGCAGACCAAGCGAAGGTGTCGATGTAAAGAAAAACAGGATGGACAGAAgtaagagaaaagagaaagttcGATTGCTTTTGTCAATAGCGGAGATGCCCTTCGGGATGATCCTAAAAGAAACTTAGTATGTATTGAGTTTAatggtactccgtatggacAATCGTATTTCTTGTATTCGTACCGCCCGAGTAGTAGTACTTCCTTAAGCCGCACTAACCTCGTATTATAGTGCCATTCTAAAGAGggcagcggaagaaaaaTGACAGAGGgggagagaagggagaaaataagaatacagagggaaaaaagggtTTACTGTACGAACAGCCCCACTATATCTATTGTTgtacttctttccttcttcttttcatttctctttctcttccttttgatttatttatttatttattcattaattaatttatttaaaattGTTGAAAACAAAcgtgtacggagtagagaGATACTTTACTGAAATGGAGTATTCGATTGATTTTATGCTGAGTTGTTACctattttaatttattcaAAATCGGTTGCATTACCTTTCAACTGGAACTTTGTTCATCTGATGTCTCAGTGACTAAAAGTAATGGCGACAAATCATGTTCCCCGTTGTAAAATAGATCACTCGGACTTGCGGAATTACCGAACGGTCCCAATACTAGGAAAAAAAGTTGAGGGGTAATAAGTGGAAATTCAGCTCAGCGCTTACCCACACAGCATCTCAAAAGTACTATGTCTCTGTAATGTGATGCTTGGAAATGGAGTGATATGGATATGCCTGTATATATAAGTTACAAGAAAAACGTAGTAAAGAACGAAGAGATCAAAAAAGAGCCGACTTCCCTACGTAAAGCAACAAATTCGGTATCGTGGGTATGGAATGTATGTTTGGATGTATGTGCAGCAGTACAACTAGGTATTGTACGTACTGTACATGCATAGTCAAACTATTGTCCATATGAGACCATCGATGGTGTCTTCATGTCTCACTAGTGGATCGCACCGTTGGTGAAAGATAACTAACATGACAAGGGCACCAAGGTGTCATCAGATTTTAATTGATTGTTGCATGGACCATCGATCTAGTGCTACTACTTTGTATGTTGAATCCCGAAGACCGACTGGTACTTACCTACCAATAGCTGCCGTCTCTTGTCGCCCATGTAGTGCTATGCAACGCCCATTCCAATGGCTGCCCTTCATTCCGATGTAAAACAATGCACGAAACTTGGGGCGGTGCAGAGTCAATCTCACATTTTACGAGGAATTATGCCTGATGTGTTGTACTCGAACAAATAAATCCGTACTAAGAATAGTAATGACCAGTGCGTGGCAGATGCTGTTGCTGACCGCGGAGATACAGTAGTAGTCATCTTTGAGCCTCACAATCTCATGCAACTGTGACTCTTACTCGGAGCAGTTCTGCTGGCCGGAAATGTGGCTTTCCAATTAGAATTGTCCGTCGTTAATTGAATTCGGTCATACCGAAGGGCCCAATCAAGCCTCTTGGCTGTTCTATATGAACTGAGGCCCTGGGCAAGTTACCAGAGAAGCACACTATTCCCTTCTCATGATATTTGTATCCGGAAGTCTACAATGCTCTTATTACTAGATGTGTGCAATAAGAATTGAAGATCATTGTGATACCCAAGAATGCCGTCAATCAATTTGAGGTCGTGTACTGACATCAGCAGAAATAGAACAGGCCATCGAGAAGCGAGATAGATCCTATGGGTCTGGGAGCAATTTTAGTCGTCGAAGCTACTCGGCTACTTTCTCCACCTTTAACTCCGGAGTCCAGGGTGAGCTGTGCATGTTTAGGCGAAACGCTATTCACCCCAGTTTTACCCGGTTCATTGGCATAAACGTGGCTGACTACCTACTAGTGATAAGTTGATAGACTTGGATTGTTGGGGTACAGTGATCCCAGCTGAATATCTCAGGGATTAAGCATGTCTGGGATGCGCGTCTAGGTCGAATACCAACTGCACGATGGCGTCATGAGTTGATTGATTGCGATTCAATGCATACACAGTAGAACATAGTTCTCCACAGGAGGTTCAGCACTGGGACACTAGAGGACGATCAGCCATCAGATCATTCATATCCAACATGATCTCTAGAGTCATTAGTGCCTGGATGAACTCCTTAGCAAAAGAAGGCACCTGAAAGCGTTGGATCTACATAGGCCCACAGGGGCATGATGATGACTACTAGTAAAACACTATTTCTACCACAAAGCTTTACGTTATGTAAATTGAAGCCTTACAGATCAGCTTCCCAACTTTAAGTGCACCGAGTCAAATAAATGTTTGTATTACACACCGGCTCAGCGGTAAGAGACTAAGATTACCCATAGTCACACTGGGGCTGAGACTAGCTGTCATCAGGTGGGTTACTGATATCGATATTACATAAGTAACTTGACAGAAATCACTGTTGCCTTTTTCCAAATAGAGAATGCTTTTCTGTTATGACTTGATAGTTGAATAATGAGGATACTTCCAAGATCGATTGAGATTAGGTTCCTGGTATTCATCTAGTGTACATGTGGATGAAGATTGGCTGTTGAGAtccaaaagagaaaatgtaaaaaaaaaaaaaaaagaaaaaagaaaaaaaaaaaaaaaaaaaagcagaaaagaaaagaaattgaaagacaATGGTATGCTCTATGTcacatactccgtaatacTACGATCTGTATTGATTTCCTGCATTTCTGATATATCACTATTTGGTTATTGCGCATGATTCTGGGGTAGCTGTTTCAATTCACGTCAAATATACCCAATTACTTGCTTAGTCCTAAGTCAATATCAAGCCCCATCAGAAATAATTAGAATGGTGTGCCGCCACCCAATTGGTGGGGGAAGTTTGAGCCTGAAAATAGAACACGGAGTCTCACTCGATTGGATACATATTCTTGTAGAGGCGGTAGTACCAGCCGGTGGCAGAGCGCTAGAGTAAAAAGGTCATGTGAGATACCAGAATTTCCACCTAGTACCACCACCCGACATCGTGCTGTCTACTAGTCTAATTTTTGAGTACCGCAAGAAAGCCCGTTGGGGATTTTCAATTTTAACCTTGATTTTTAAGAGGAGAGGGGCAAATCATCCTGAAAAGAAATCTGGACAAAAGCCGTGTCTTCCAGGTCGCCCGGGGGTTAAACCTAATGTGGTTTACGGTTACGGAGCCTGGGAACCACCACCCAATGAGGGATGGTCAGGCGATAGGAGTCCGTGGTTAATGAGGTAACCCTTATAATGATCCATGAGATGCCGCGAGTTAATTCTATTGGGCCCAAGCTGGCTCTAGCCCGACCGATTGCCCCTAGCGACGCTGCAGCACATGGATGGCAGTTATTTGTGTACACTAATGAAAGGTTCCCCGTGGTCACTGTCCAACTTGTCTTTTGATAATTCTTCCGAACTCTCCTCAGCAAAATCCCTATCTGATCTAGTCTGATTACCCCTTTTACCACTCTCGGTTTACCAGTCAATCTTCATCAAATAATAAATCTGCAGGGTGTGCTCGGactctgtttcttggcttcggcCGAGGCCTCCTGTAGTAGCTACTAGGCACTAgaggatgtatgtactccaTATGCACAATATGCCTATCCTATGGACGGATgaaaattaaattaaaaacaataacaataacaCAACAGATAGCACTATCGCTTCCTACAAATTACCGGGTACGGCAGGTACCCTTCTGGACTAATAGCATTGTGGTTAGACAGTGTCTGGCCTGAGGTGATCAGCCTTTGCTCCGCACTGTCTCAAATCATTGTCCCGCAGATTtcatttcccttcccttTACTTCTCACTCCCATCACCATTCTTTATTCACTTCTCTCGCTTATTTGGATCGTCGGGGGTGTAGCCGCTTGTCTTGTATTTTGCGACCCGTCTCCGAAGTTGTTCGCTCGCTCTGGTTACTGGCAGTCTCGTATTCGCACGGTTCGCTAGTAATTCGAATTTAGCTACGCCCATACCACATTAGAACCCGCGATCGCTTCTCAAGCAATCATTCTCACATTCTTTTTCGTGTCGCTGCTCCGTTCCCGATATTCGTCGATCCTTGCGATTAGCCTAGGGAGTTGGACCTTGCCTCATAACACCGTCGCATCGATTTACTACTTGTCTATGCGAAGATCCAGTCAGTCAACATCGCTTTGATAAAAAACTATCGCCGTCTATGCGCGCCTCAATTTAACGGTGAGTGTGTCCTGATGCGTATTCCACCATCTGTGTGGATCCTACAATTGCTTGCATCTCGCCATGCTCACACTCTAGTTCCTTAGAAGCGTCATGTCTTTGCCGCAACGGCCAGGGAAGGCCTCCCCGCGACGAGAAGAAGTACACTCGGCTTTCCGGGAATCATCGCGTAGAAGACGACGAGACAGTGAGACGGGAGGTCTCACTGATACGCTATCGAGCCCAACATCACaccgccaccatcatcaccgacGCCATCGCTCGCACAGTTCtcggagaaagaaagatgtggacgaagaaagaggagatatGGGCGAGGAGATTAGGCGCAAAAAGAGCTTTGTCAAGCCGGAGCGCAGTCGCATCGATCAAGACCATCCCAACTACCACTACCGCCAACGGTCACAAAACATGCCCACATACCCATCAGCGACAGGGCATGAGCCATTAATgagtggagatggtgaggTTGATACGAACAGTTCTCGCAGCATGGATAGGCCCAAAGAAGGGGTGTATGGTGAGCATGGGAATATCAATAAGCCCATGGAGCGGGCTCCGAGTCGGCGTCGAACCAAGAAAAGGAGGCACTCGCGGAAGATTTCGAAGAAGGCATCTGCACAGGAAAGGAGACGACAAAAGGCGCTAGAGCAAGTCCGCCCCCCAAGCCTGTGGAGTACGTATTGCGCAATCATTACATTCTGGGCACCAGATTTTGTTCTTCGGTGCTTTGGAATGCCGCAAAAGGCGCAGCGGAGTGCGTGGCGCGAGAAGATCGGGCTTATCAGTATTATCCTGCTCATAGGAGCGTTCGTCGGCTTTTTGACTTTCGGATTTACGGCCACTGTATGCGGAACTCCCCCAGTACGACTGAAGGTCAATCATGTCACCAAAGGCTATATGATCTTCCATGGGAAAGCCTACGACTTATCTAAATCGAAGCACCCCGCAGCTGCTGGAATTCCAGGCAGCTCCAACGTCCTATATGATCTGCCCGAAAAGTATGGTGGCCAAGATgggagcttctttttccaacaAGTAAACGGAGCCTGTAAGGGTCTAATCACACTTGCGGACGGATCTGACGTGCCTACCAACTCGAACGGTGACCTAGCCTGGTATTTTCCGTGCGCGGCTTTCAACCAGGATGGCTCATCCGAGCCCAACTATACGGAACCTTACTACAATGGATGGGCCTGCCACACATCAGGTAAGGCCCGAAAATCGTTTTACAGTCTAGGAAGCTCAGGCGACGTATACTACACATGGGACGACacgaaaaacaaaagcagaAACCTGGCAGTCTACTCTGGAAACGTGCTGGATCTTGATCTCCTGCGGTGGTTCAACACTGATCAGGTCAAATACCCCGCGAAATTTGATCAGCTTCGCACAAACCCGGATGTGCGCGGCGTTGACCTTACATATTACCTTCAGActggggaagagaagaaaataggCAAATGCCTGTCTCAAATCATCAAGGTCGGCAGTATAGATACTGACACAGTCGGGTGTATTGCCTCTAAAGTGGTTCTTTATGTGTCATTGGTCTTCATTCTATCCATTGTTATCGTCAAATTTGCGTTTGCCTTGATCTTCCAGTGGTTCCTCGCTCCAAGGCTCGCCGCCCAGAAGACGAGTATGAGCTCGGATCCCAGGAAACGTAATCAGCAAATTGAAGACTGGTCGAATGACATCTATCGGCCCGGCCCTCGCCTGACAGACCCTACGGATCGCCCTAGTAAAAGGGCCAGTTTCCTACCAACCACTTCCAGGTTCTCCAGCCCTTACACGGTGAGCAATGGCGGGAAACAACGCCCTCAATGGGTAACCATGGCGAGCCAGAACTCCACTAGCCGGTTAGTACCTGGCGGTGGTTCCATGTATAAGCTGAGCCACAATAGCAGTGGTGGCACCTTGAGTGCAGATGCTTCCCGCCAGAATCCGACGGCCAGCCGAACGAGCTTAGTACAAGACTCCCGCTATTCCACTGCCATCGCCGACTCTGAGGGCCTTGGAACGGGTGGGTACATCCATGAGGCCGTAGTTCCTCAACCGCCGCCCGAGTGGCAGCCCTACGGCTTTCCCTTAGCCCATGCTCTTTGTTTGGTTACTTGTTATTCGGAAGGTGAAGACGGAATCCGCACCACCCTTGATTCCATCGCGATGACCGATTATCCCAACAGTCACAAGACCATCATTGTCATTTGTGACGGTATgatcaagggcaagggtgAGGAGTTTTCTACCCCCGAAATTGTGCTTCGCATGATGCGAGATCCGGTTGTTCCTATGGATGAGGTCCAGCCGTTTTCCTACGTAGCAGTTGCAACCGGCTCTAAGCGACACAACATGGCAAAAGTCTATGCTGGCTTCTACGACTACGGGGAGACGTCCGTCATTCCACCAGAGAAACAGCAGCGTGTTCCAATGATGATCGTTGTGAAATGCGGAACGCCGTCCGAAGCAAAACAATCCAAACCGGGTAACCGCGGTAAACGGGACAGTCAAATTATTCTGATGTCTTTCTTGCAGAAAGTGATGTTTGATGAAAGGATGACGGAACTTGAATTTGAAATGTTCAACGGCCTCTTGCATGTGACCGGCATCCCCCCGGACTTTTATGAAGTCGTGCTCATGGTCGACGCCGACACGAAAGTCTTCCCGGACAGTTTGACCCATATGATCTCCGCTATGGTTAAGGATCCCGAGGTCATGGGCCTCTGTGGTGAAACTAAGATCGCTAACAAGACGGACAGTTGGGTGACTATGATTCAAGTGTTTGAGTATGTACACCCTCCCTTTTGTCTCTATGCTTTTGCTGACTCTCGTGCCAGGTACTTCATTTCCCACCATCAGTCTAAATCGTTCGAGTCTGTCTTTGGTGGTGTGACCTGTCTTCCCGGGTGTTTCTCCATGTATCGGATCAAAGCACCGAAAGGTGGCCAGAACTACTGGGTGCCGATTCTTGCCAATCCCGATGTGGTGGAACATTATTCGGAGAATGTGGTGGACACTCTGCACAAGAAGAACCTGCTTCTACTAGGAGAGGATCGGTACTTGTCGACTCTAATGCTTCGGACTTTCCCCAAGCGGAAACAGATCTTTGTGCCCCAGGCTGTCTGCAAAACTCAAGTGCCCGACAAGTTCATGGTCCTTCTCTCTCAGCGTCGTCGTTGGATCAATAGTACGGTTCACAACCTAATGGAGCTGGTTTTGGTGCGAGACTTGTGCGGAACGTTCTGCTTCAGTATGCaattcgtcatcttcatcgaacTGATTGGAACACTGGTCCTCCCTGCAGCTATCGCATTTACCTTCTACGTGGTCATCTCGTCTATTGTCAAGAAGCCGGTGCAGGTCATTCCGCTGGTCCTGCTGGCCCTCATTCTGGGACTTCCCGGTGTGCTCATCGTCGTCACCGCCCACCGATTGGTCTACGTCTTGTGGATGTTGATCTATCTCCTCTCGCTGCCCATCTGGAACTTTGTTCTTCCGACCTACTCGTACTGGAAGTTTGACGACTTCAGTTGGGGTGACACGCGGAAGACCGCCggggagaaggacaagggGCATGATGCTGGGGAAGGAGAATTCGATAGTAGTAAGATCACGATGAAGCGCTGGCGAGATTTCGAGAAAGGTATGTGTGTCTTGAGGAGATTTTACAGTCCTGTAGTAGCTGACATGTCTGGTAGATCGCCGGCTTCGCATGCAGGCCGCCTGGGGACAGCCTCCGATGGGAGGATATCCTACGCGTTACGAAGAATACTCCGATTACTAGTATATAGGGGACATGTGctatatttctttttatgtTGGTCACGAGCGATTCGACTGACTTTTGTATtacgtttttcttttcatgcGTCTCTAATTCTTTGTGCCTTTTTATCTATCCTATGACGCACTTGGAAGGTGTTTAGAGAAAGATTTTTGTATAGCTTCCCGC from Aspergillus oryzae RIB40 DNA, chromosome 1 encodes the following:
- the chs3 gene encoding putative chitin synthase activator (Chs3) (extracellular protein SEL-1 and related proteins), producing the protein MASPVAGEYPQPVSPPPVYLRSSPPPPPHHEFPSPTTSRRPLSTSISRKPLPPAPGNRESFVPSVRVDVDGEQQVPNAAVENDYDIPPIPTSAFTHMSIEDRPHSHARISSGQFPPRRDSYAGTRVTGAPIRHTPASSGSWSVVDAQIKDEPNSLAKTSGSSLDQSAPSGSRNSSSRSSLDSAAQEPETYEPLHYHHRPYQSLGTAPAAAAGLAENSVSTTGHLAVGKPRRPHSTYSFGSDLDGRNGSPHASPYLHARSSSSASPDVRPLSFVDLLNTPYPQPGPAPVQLGNAHLRSSVGNNASLLSHKQTFDMYLANVKKTDNPAVQYEFAVFMVNAMLDMPDDALEGGAAAVYGRKEPEITRSSLLKEAKSILQRLSDRSYPFAQYYLADGYASGLFSKGKEDYDRAFPLFVAASKHGHVEACYRTALCYEFGWGTRVEAAKAQQFYRQAASKNHPGAMMRMAKACLAGDMGLGKRYREGIKWMKRAAESADSQYNSAPYELGLLHEEGYGDDVFPDPSYAAQLFTKSADLGHVEANYRLGDAYEHGKLSCPRDPALSIHFYTGAAQAGHPLAMMALCAWYLVGAEPVLEKDESEAYEWAKRAAETGLAKAQYAVGYFTEMGIGCRRDILAANVWYVQAADQGDARATQRIAAIRAASDGVDPAQAAINSRGQKTKKGMLPIPS
- a CDS encoding uncharacterized protein (predicted protein) translates to MLCGKVSLYSVHCGLRKYYYSGGSSRRASPLLTKAIELSLFSYFCPSCFSLHRHLRLVCFIVLPSLSFQFSFGSRIGCLPSTFIAAKSGPQPPLQSTHQPSSSSPRYIYLFHLSAGALNFTRF
- the chsF gene encoding chitin synthase CHS3 (chitin synthase/hyaluronan synthase (glycosyltransferases)); its protein translation is MSLPQRPGKASPRREEVHSAFRESSRRRRRDSETGGLTDTLSSPTSHRHHHHRRHRSHSSRRKKDVDEERGDMGEEIRRKKSFVKPERSRIDQDHPNYHYRQRSQNMPTYPSATGHEPLMSGDGEVDTNSSRSMDRPKEGVYGEHGNINKPMERAPSRRRTKKRRHSRKISKKASAQERRRQKALEQVRPPSLWSTYCAIITFWAPDFVLRCFGMPQKAQRSAWREKIGLISIILLIGAFVGFLTFGFTATVCGTPPVRLKVNHVTKGYMIFHGKAYDLSKSKHPAAAGIPGSSNVLYDLPEKYGGQDGSFFFQQVNGACKGLITLADGSDVPTNSNGDLAWYFPCAAFNQDGSSEPNYTEPYYNGWACHTSGKARKSFYSLGSSGDVYYTWDDTKNKSRNLAVYSGNVLDLDLLRWFNTDQVKYPAKFDQLRTNPDVRGVDLTYYLQTGEEKKIGKCLSQIIKVGSIDTDTVGCIASKVVLYVSLVFILSIVIVKFAFALIFQWFLAPRLAAQKTSMSSDPRKRNQQIEDWSNDIYRPGPRLTDPTDRPSKRASFLPTTSRFSSPYTVSNGGKQRPQWVTMASQNSTSRLVPGGGSMYKLSHNSSGGTLSADASRQNPTASRTSLVQDSRYSTAIADSEGLGTGGYIHEAVVPQPPPEWQPYGFPLAHALCLVTCYSEGEDGIRTTLDSIAMTDYPNSHKTIIVICDGMIKGKGEEFSTPEIVLRMMRDPVVPMDEVQPFSYVAVATGSKRHNMAKVYAGFYDYGETSVIPPEKQQRVPMMIVVKCGTPSEAKQSKPGNRGKRDSQIILMSFLQKVMFDERMTELEFEMFNGLLHVTGIPPDFYEVVLMVDADTKVFPDSLTHMISAMVKDPEVMGLCGETKIANKTDSWVTMIQVFEYFISHHQSKSFESVFGGVTCLPGCFSMYRIKAPKGGQNYWVPILANPDVVEHYSENVVDTLHKKNLLLLGEDRYLSTLMLRTFPKRKQIFVPQAVCKTQVPDKFMVLLSQRRRWINSTVHNLMELVLVRDLCGTFCFSMQFVIFIELIGTLVLPAAIAFTFYVVISSIVKKPVQVIPLVLLALILGLPGVLIVVTAHRLVYVLWMLIYLLSLPIWNFVLPTYSYWKFDDFSWGDTRKTAGEKDKGHDAGEGEFDSSKITMKRWRDFEKAANESFEGFLHSPRVFDEPFDS